A single region of the Gemmatimonadota bacterium genome encodes:
- a CDS encoding Ig-like domain-containing protein has protein sequence MLRPPRPDPVAALALCVLLAGCGEGATEPVATRIGVSPEEALLVRAGDAVKFTVNASDAEGRRVTGAAAWEVDDPSVATVTQNGRASAVGSGVTTVSATIGGLTGRARLEVYIPEVVEEYLPGEDYWGRLGYTQYVPGRLPLVLSAGHGGSLRPSEIATRTYGTTGSDRNTLELTLTVRAALVELTGYAPHVVLSHLHRSRLDPNREIVEAAQGNIYAEHAWGEYHEMVRIARRQVELTSGSGLYLDMHGHAHTIQRVELGYLLTSEDLNLADVNLNSLSYVARSSIRDLGRDSPIPFSALLRGPTSLGGYLEAEGVRVVPSPSDPSPGADPYWRGGYSTRIHGSVEDGEVVSGVQLEHHWDGLRDTEESHATYAPKLARSVRAFMLAHYGFFEPG, from the coding sequence ATGCTTCGACCGCCGCGCCCCGATCCGGTAGCCGCCCTCGCTCTCTGCGTCCTTCTCGCCGGCTGCGGCGAGGGCGCCACCGAACCCGTCGCGACCCGAATAGGCGTCTCGCCGGAAGAAGCCCTCCTCGTACGGGCGGGGGACGCCGTCAAGTTCACGGTGAACGCCAGCGACGCCGAGGGGCGCAGGGTCACCGGGGCGGCCGCCTGGGAAGTGGACGATCCCTCCGTCGCGACCGTCACCCAGAACGGGCGGGCCTCGGCGGTCGGCTCCGGCGTCACCACGGTCTCCGCAACCATCGGCGGGTTGACCGGCCGGGCCCGACTCGAGGTGTACATCCCCGAGGTCGTGGAAGAATATCTGCCGGGAGAGGATTACTGGGGCCGACTCGGCTACACCCAGTACGTTCCGGGCCGTCTGCCCCTCGTGCTGTCGGCGGGGCACGGCGGATCCCTTCGCCCGAGCGAGATCGCCACCCGGACCTACGGCACCACCGGGTCCGATCGCAACACGCTCGAGCTCACGCTCACGGTGAGGGCTGCCTTGGTGGAGCTCACCGGTTACGCCCCGCACGTCGTCCTCTCGCACCTCCACCGTTCACGGCTCGACCCGAATCGCGAGATCGTGGAGGCGGCGCAGGGCAACATCTACGCCGAGCATGCGTGGGGGGAGTATCACGAGATGGTCCGGATCGCGCGCAGGCAGGTCGAATTGACGTCGGGTAGCGGGCTCTATCTCGATATGCACGGCCATGCGCACACGATCCAGCGCGTCGAGCTCGGCTACCTCCTGACCTCGGAAGATCTGAACCTCGCCGACGTGAATCTGAACTCGCTTTCCTATGTCGCGCGCTCGAGCATACGCGACCTGGGGCGAGACTCCCCGATCCCCTTTTCGGCGCTGCTCCGGGGGCCGACCTCGCTGGGCGGCTACCTGGAAGCCGAGGGCGTGCGCGTGGTGCCGAGCCCGTCAGACCCGTCCCCCGGCGCCGATCCCTACTGGCGGGGCGGTTACAGCACGCGCATCCACGGCTCGGTCGAGGACGGCGAGGTCGTGAGCGGGGTTCAGCTCGAGCATCACTGGGACGGCCTGCGCGACACCGAAGAAAGCCACGCCACCTACGCCCCGAAGCTCGCCCGTTCGGTGCGGGCCTTCATGCTGGCGCACTACGGATTCTTCGAGCCGGGCTAG